In Propionimicrobium sp. PCR01-08-3, one DNA window encodes the following:
- a CDS encoding alpha/beta hydrolase — protein sequence MPEQSVPGALLDVEMSDEGGHPVVQLHGLMSSRKRDRLLDLDLGIGLSGTRLLRYDARGHGRSTGRPVPDDYRWPVLASDLLIVLDAWFPGEKVHGVGSSMGVGTLLHAAVMQPDRFSGFTLLLPPTAWETRAAQASNYVQRAELVEREGVRAFIALDQDSPQPPATFGRPDTTPDISEALLPSALRGAAKSNFPARQQIKDITAPATILTWTEDSGHPLSTAHALLDLMPNATLQVANRPTDVARWPQVLCEDVARDDAVGDLFNAAVARS from the coding sequence GTGCCCGAACAGTCTGTTCCCGGAGCGCTGCTCGATGTCGAGATGAGCGATGAAGGTGGGCATCCGGTCGTCCAGCTGCATGGCCTGATGTCGAGCCGCAAGCGAGACCGCCTGCTCGACCTGGACCTGGGCATCGGATTGAGCGGGACGCGGCTCTTGCGGTACGACGCGCGCGGGCATGGCCGCTCCACCGGACGCCCGGTTCCCGATGACTACCGCTGGCCGGTACTCGCAAGCGATCTGCTGATCGTGCTGGACGCCTGGTTCCCGGGTGAGAAGGTGCACGGCGTCGGATCGTCCATGGGGGTGGGCACGCTGTTGCATGCGGCGGTCATGCAGCCGGATCGCTTCAGCGGGTTCACTTTGCTGTTGCCGCCGACGGCCTGGGAGACCCGCGCTGCGCAGGCGTCCAACTATGTGCAACGGGCCGAACTGGTCGAACGTGAGGGCGTCCGCGCATTCATCGCCCTTGACCAGGATTCCCCGCAACCACCGGCAACTTTCGGACGCCCGGATACCACTCCTGATATTTCCGAGGCTCTGCTGCCCTCCGCGCTGCGCGGTGCGGCGAAGAGCAATTTCCCCGCCCGTCAGCAGATCAAGGACATCACGGCGCCGGCGACCATCCTCACCTGGACCGAGGATTCCGGGCACCCGCTGTCCACCGCCCATGCCCTGCTCGATCTGATGCCGAACGCCACCCTTCAGGTCGCCAACCGGCCCACAGATGTCGCCAGGTGGCCCCAAGTGCTGTGCGAGGACGTCGCCCGGGACGACGCGGTCGGTGACCTGTTCAATGCAGCGGTTGCCCGGTCGTGA